Proteins encoded in a region of the Anopheles aquasalis chromosome 2, idAnoAquaMG_Q_19, whole genome shotgun sequence genome:
- the LOC126573045 gene encoding uncharacterized protein LOC126573045, protein MANLLWSIIWLIVLIVVGFWVAFFCAGWYVLIYPLTVCIPDVSVVSDFLLLGAQFTHWCAKAMMEGKSLF, encoded by the exons ATGGCTAACCTGTTGTGGTCGATCATTTGGCTGATCGTGCTGATCGTGGTGGGCTTCTGGGTGGCGTTCTTCTGCGCCGGCTGGTACGTCCTCATCTACCCGCTGACCGTCTGCATACCGGATGTTTCG GTTGTGTCGGATTTCCTCCTGCTCGGTGCACAGTTTACGCACTGGTGTGCCAAGGCCATGATGGAGGGAAAATCTCTATTTTAA
- the LOC126573042 gene encoding uncharacterized protein LOC126573042, which yields MEKITLLEFRKKLKKYADQNAAYDEQNADLIHRLETILNQRDACLKQLAKESECARKLKDDIHDLKYEKQDALELLSSVQKKCDRLAEAALTDSDEPTATPAIDDDDESETVQQKEQLFHQLLRKYGNLYLQFDAASNGVRVLSVDSTKHFDFCLDLTANSATERELAWANLGSTSSYLASWENLLQNNV from the exons atggaaaagattaCTCTACTGGAGTTTAGAAAGAAACTGAAAAAATATGCCGACCAGAATGCAGCATACGACGAGCAAAACGCCGATCTGATTCATCGGCTGGAAACTATTCTCAACCAGCGAG ACGCCTGCCTGAAACAGCTAGCCAAAGAAAGTGAATGCGCAAGGAAGCTAAAGGACGACATACATGATCTAAAGTACGAAAAGCAGGACGCCCTGGAGCTACTGAGCAGCGTTCAGAAAAAGTGTGACCGACTTGCGGAAGCGGCCCTTACGGACTCTGACGAACCAACTGCGACTCCAgccatcgacgatgacgacgaaagcGAAACTGTGCAGCAGAAAGAGCA aTTGTTCCACCAACTGCTGCGAAAGTACGGCAACCTGTATCTGCAATTCGACGCCGCTTCGAATGGAGTTCGGGTACTGTCGGTGGACAGCACAAAACACTTTGATTTCTGCCTCGATTTAACAGCCAACAGTGCTACTGAACGAGAACTAGCTTGGGCAAATCTGGGCAGTACAAGCTCCTACCTTGCTTCATGGGAAAATCTTTTACAAAATAATGTTTAA